DNA sequence from the Blastomonas fulva genome:
GCGCGGCACTGGCATTTCTTCTTCGCGTGGATCTTCGCCTTCGGGCTGCTCGCCTTCATGATCATCAGCCTGTTCAACGGGCATATCACCAAGATGATCGCGATGCGCGGGCATGAATGGCATCCACGCAACCTCTGGACAACGATCGTCGACCACGCCCGGCTGAAGTTCCACACCGCGCCGGGCGAGGCTTACAACCCGTTGCAAAAATTGAGCTATATCGCGGTGATCTTCGTTGCGCTGCCACTGATGATCGTCACCGGGCTGGCGATGTCGCCGGGGACCGATGCCGCGCTGCACTGGCCGAGCATGCTGTTTGGCGGTCGGCAGACGGCGCGCTCGCTGCACTTCATCATCGCCTTCTCGCTCATGGCATTTCTGTTGGTGCATGTGGCGCTGGTGATCATCCACAAACCGCTGACGCTGCTGCGCGGCATGACGATCGGCAACCGGGCATGAGCGACAAGCATCCTTCGTCGATTATCACCCGCCGCGCGCTGGTCGGGTCGCTGGGCGTGGCCGCTGGCGGATTGCTCTCGGGCTGCGATGCGATCAACGCCAATCCGGGCTGGCGCGATACGCTGCGGCTTGCCGAGACCGGCAACATGGCGGTGCAGCGCGCACTGCTCGGGCGGGACGGGCTGGCACGCGAGTACAGCCCGCGCGATATCGGTCGCTCGGTCCCCGCCAACGGCACGCGCACGCCTTCCGATGCCGACTATAGGCGTCAGGCGGCGACAGGGTTTGCCGACTGGACGCTTGCGATCGACGGGCTGGTCGAGAAACCCACCCGCTTCGCGCTTGGGCAGATCAGGGCGATGCCGCGCCAGACCCAGATCACCCGGCACGATTGCGTCGAGGGCTGGAGCGCGATCGGCAAATGGACCGGGGTCAACCTTGCCGCGCTGCTCGATGTGGTGAAGGTCCGCGAGTCCGCGCGCTATCTGGTGTTCCACTGCGCCGATACCCTGCGCGCCGGGCCCTATTACGAGAGCATCGACATGGTCGACGCGCGGCATCCGCAGACGATGATCGCCTGGGCGCTCAACGACGAGCTGTTGCCGATCGGCAATGGCGCGCCGCTGCGGCTCAGGGTCGAGCGGCAATTGGGGTACAAGCACGCCAAATACATCCGCCGCATCGAGGCCGTGGCCGATTACCGCCTGAGCTATGGCGGGGGCGGCGGCTATTGGGAAGATGCCGCCGGTTATGAGTGGTATGCTGGAATCTGACGCCGGCACAAAGGCTCAGGCTGAATACCAGCCCACGCCGTCGCGCACCGTGCAGGTTGCGCGGCCAGCGCACTCCAGATAGCGCAGATGCGCCATCGCCTCGCCGGTGGCGATGCCATAGACGGTGTCGTCCACCTCGCGCGCGAACAGGATCGAGAAGGTGTCGACCGCGCGCATGGCGCGCTGCTTCAGCGCGTCCTCGAGCACGTTCAGCCGGTCGATATGCCCGTCGCGCAGCGCATCGAGCCGTGCGTGCACGCCGGTGAACGGAAAACCGTGGGCGGGCAGGATGAGTTCGTCACCGCTGAGCGCGGCCCTGAACTTGGCGATGCTGTCGAGCCACTCGCGCAGCGGGTCAGCATGTGGTTCGCTGGTCATCACCGAGACGTTGGAGGTGATCCGCGGCAGGATCTGGTCTCCGGCGATCACCACCTGGCCTTCGCGGTCGACCAGACACGCATGCTCGGGGGTGTGGCCGCCGCCGGTCATCACCGTCCAGGTGCGCGCGCCGATGGCGACATCCGCGCCATCGTCGAGCCTTGTGTGGCTGACCGGCACTTCCGAGACCATCCGCGCGAAATTGCCCCAGCCCTTCTGGCGCATCTGTTCGATGCGGGCATCGTCCCAGCCCGCCATGCGCATCTGGTCGAGCGCTTCTGCGGGCGGTTCGGCTCGGACATCGGATGTCAGCATCCGCGCCATCAGCCATTCGGTGCGGTTCATCCACAGCCCGATACCGAAACGGCGGCACAGCCAGCCGGCGGCGCCGACATGATCGGGGTGGAAATGGGTGACGAACACGCGGGTGATCCGCCGGCCCTGCAGGCCGCTTGCGAACAGCGATTTCCACGCGTCGGTCGATTCGGGCATGTACAGGCCGGTATCGACGATCGCGACGCCATCACCCTGCTCGTCGCAATCGTCGAGCAGCCAGATGTTGATATGGTCGAGCGGCCCGGGGACGGGGAGGCGGGTCCAGCCCAGCCCCGGCGCAATGGCGAAATATTCGCCATAGCCGGGCGCATGATCGCCCAGCGGATAGGTCAGCCCGCGGAATTCCTTCGCCTCCAGACCATGATCGGCGAGCGAGGCATCGTAGGCGGGCGGCCCGGCGCGCGTAGCGAGGGCGTCCGGGGTCAATGCGTCCGGTACCAGTGCGTCCGGCGCCAGGCCCTCCATCAGGCGTGGTCGCC
Encoded proteins:
- a CDS encoding molybdopterin-dependent oxidoreductase, which produces MSDKHPSSIITRRALVGSLGVAAGGLLSGCDAINANPGWRDTLRLAETGNMAVQRALLGRDGLAREYSPRDIGRSVPANGTRTPSDADYRRQAATGFADWTLAIDGLVEKPTRFALGQIRAMPRQTQITRHDCVEGWSAIGKWTGVNLAALLDVVKVRESARYLVFHCADTLRAGPYYESIDMVDARHPQTMIAWALNDELLPIGNGAPLRLRVERQLGYKHAKYIRRIEAVADYRLSYGGGGGYWEDAAGYEWYAGI
- a CDS encoding MBL fold metallo-hydrolase, which gives rise to MEGLAPDALVPDALTPDALATRAGPPAYDASLADHGLEAKEFRGLTYPLGDHAPGYGEYFAIAPGLGWTRLPVPGPLDHINIWLLDDCDEQGDGVAIVDTGLYMPESTDAWKSLFASGLQGRRITRVFVTHFHPDHVGAAGWLCRRFGIGLWMNRTEWLMARMLTSDVRAEPPAEALDQMRMAGWDDARIEQMRQKGWGNFARMVSEVPVSHTRLDDGADVAIGARTWTVMTGGGHTPEHACLVDREGQVVIAGDQILPRITSNVSVMTSEPHADPLREWLDSIAKFRAALSGDELILPAHGFPFTGVHARLDALRDGHIDRLNVLEDALKQRAMRAVDTFSILFAREVDDTVYGIATGEAMAHLRYLECAGRATCTVRDGVGWYSA
- a CDS encoding cytochrome b/b6 domain-containing protein yields the protein MTGMIAAMDPADPPSLNAPAEPSPEAVPPHDHALSTRAWHWINLLSLITLFMSGLMIFNAHPRLYWGEYGNRDEPAWLAIGQESQRGYLEVGGARLDTTGVLGRYSDSDGTVRNRAFPGWATIPSDYNLADARHWHFFFAWIFAFGLLAFMIISLFNGHITKMIAMRGHEWHPRNLWTTIVDHARLKFHTAPGEAYNPLQKLSYIAVIFVALPLMIVTGLAMSPGTDAALHWPSMLFGGRQTARSLHFIIAFSLMAFLLVHVALVIIHKPLTLLRGMTIGNRA